GGCTGGGTAGAACCTGGGCTTTCCACCTGAGAGACGTGGCTAAGATTAATGAGATGGGAGTGTCTGGGGTCTGGCTCACTCATTCCTGTCTGTTCCTTTTGTTGCCAGTGTCCCTTCCTCGAAAGGAACCAACCAAAGATGGTGAGTACTGAGTGCTACGTGAGAGAAAGGAGAATTTAGCTCCCATCTGGAGCGGTAGGCTTGGCTCGTGTACCTGTCTGTCACCATTAGCACCTTGTTGAGACCCCTCTGATCTCTACCCCTCTCTCCCTGTAGAATTGTTGCTCGATTGGAGGCAGAGTGCAGATGAGGTGATTGTTAAGCTGCGCGTGGGAACAGGTCCCGTACGTCTGGAGGATGTAGATGCTGCGTTCACAGACACGGACTGTGTGGTGAGGCTTCCAGGTGCGTCCGTGTACCCCGAGAACAGGGCTACCTTTGAGTGCTCTGATACCCCCACTCCAGGTTACTTTTGCCACTCTTTTTACAGATGGTCGGCAGTGGGGTGGTGTCTTCTTTGCTGAAATACAAAGTTCTTGCACCAAAGTGCAGGCTCGCAAGGGTGGTCTTCTACAGCTAGTACTACCCAAGAAGGTGCCTCTGCTCACGTGGCCCTCTCTCCTGGTATGTTCCAGTTGCGTGTATGGGAGTTGGGGATACCCAATGTATTCAACAGGGCCTAATTGTTATCTCTTTGGCAGAAGAAACCTCTGGGAACCCAAGAGCTGGTGCCAGGTTTGCAGTGCCAGGAGAACGGGCAAGAGCTGTCTCCCATTGCCCTGGAGCCAGGCTCTGAGCCCCGCAGAGCTAAACAGGAAGCCCGAAACCAGAAGCGGGCCCAGGGCCGTGGTGAGGTAGGCTCGGGGGCTGGCCCTGGGACACAGGCAGGGCCCAGCGCCAAGAGGGCTGTTCACCTCCGCAGAGGGCCAGAAGGGGAAGGGTCCATGGATGGCCCCGGCCCCCAGGGTGATGCCCCGTCTTTCCTGTCTGACTCAGCTACCCAGGTAAGAGTTAGGTGCCTGTTTTTCTATCTGGGTATTTGGAGATAGGGGAAGGAATGTGGACCAGAGAGGGTACCACTGGCCGGACCAGAGCTAATCttgcctctgtttttttttttgtgtgtgtgtgtgtgtgtgtgtgtgtgtgtgtgtaggttgagGCTGAGGAGAAGCTCTGTGCTCCACCAATGAACACTCAAACAAGTCTCTTGAGCTCAGAGAAGAGTTTAGCCCTTCTGACAGTAGAGAAGACAGTGTCCCCCAGGAATGACCCAGTCGCCCCGGTTATGGTCCAGGACAGAGACCCTGAGCCTGAGCAAGAAGACCAAGTCAAAGAGGAGATGGCACTTGGGGCTGATCCTACAGCCTTGGTGGAGGGTAACATGGGGACTGGGCAGGCGGGCCCCCAGATTGGGTTGCAGGGTTGGTGGGTGGGCATGGAGTAGTACAGTAACAGGCTAGAATTTGTCTTGGGTTGGTGGCACTGAGCCATGGTCTCAACCTAGAACCAGAGTCTATGGTGAACCTGGCATTTGTCAAGAACGACTCGTATGAGAAGGGCCCGGATTCGGTGGTGGTGCACGTGTACGTGAAGGAGATCCGCAGGGACAGCTCCCGAGTGCTCTTCCGAGAGCAGGACTTCACACTGATCTTCCAGACCAGGTGTGTGGCTGAGGCTGGGGCAGGTTCAGCAGTGTGTCTCGGATGGGGATGTGCTTCAGGCGTTTCTCTttgtccttcctcttcctctgctctgcCTCTTCAGGGACGGAAACTTTCTGAGGCTGCATCCGGGCTGTGGGCCCCACACCATCTTCCGATGGCAGGTGAAGCTCAGGTGGGTGGTGCGCAGCCCCGTCACTGCTGCCCTCACTTGGGCTCCCATCTCTCGGGCTTGTTCAGCTTCTCCTGTTTCGCCTGAAGTCTCTGAACTCAGCTTTTCCTTGACAGAAACTTGATTGAACCAGAGCAGTGTACGTTCTGTTTCACGGCCTCTCGAATCGATATCTGCCTCCGGAAGCGGCAGAGTCAGCGCTGGGGGGGACTGGAGGCCCCTGCTACACGAGGTCTGCACACGAGCTCCCTTCATTGCCTGAGCCCCACGTGGTTAGGACCTCCCCGCGACTTCACACATGCTGCTAACCACCAGCCCTCTCATTCCCCCTTTTTAAGGTGCAGTGGGTGGTGCAAAGGTTGCCGTGCCGACAGGCCCAACCCCTTTGGATTCAACCCCTCCAGGAGGTGGCCCCCACCCCCTGACAGGCCAGGAGGAAGCCAGGGCTGTGGAGAAGGAAAAACCCAAGGCTCGATCAGAGGACTCAGGGCTGGATGGTGTGGTGGCCCGCACCCCCTTGGAGCATGTAGCCCCAAAGCCAGACCCACACTTGGCCTCGGTAAGAATCCTcagctgggggctggtgagatggcttagtgggtaagagcacccgattgctcttccgaaggtctggagttcaaatcccagcaactacatggtggctcacaaccatctgtaaaaagatctgactccctcttctggagtgtctgaagacagctatagtgtacttacatataataaataaattaaaaaaaaaaaaaaaaaaaagctcagctgGGATGGCACGAATGAGGCTGCAGAACATCAGGGCTCCTCTGTCATGGCTCCCTTCCTTCCGCAGCCCAAACCCACGTGTATGGTGCCTCCAATGCCGCACAGTCCAGTTAGTGGGGATAGTGTGGAGGAGgacgaagaggaagagaagaaggtgtGCCTGCCAGGCTTCACTGGCCTTGTCAACTTAGGGAACACCTGCTTCATGAATAGCGTCATTCAGTCTTTGTCCAACACTCGGGAACTTCGTGACTTCTTTCACGGTAGGTCAGGGCCAGGAGACTGGGATATAGGCAGAGGTGGTACCTCTGTCTCTTACACCACTACTTGACTGTTCCTAGACCGATCCTTTGAAGCTGAGATTAACTACAATAACCCATTGGGGACTGGTGGGCGCCTCGCCATTGGCTTTGCTGTGCTGCTCCGGGCCCTATGGAAGGGTACTCACCAAGCCTTTCAGCCCTCCAAGCTAAAGGTGAGTTgtgctcacccccccccccacacacacacaccttgtttaCAGAGGGACAGGAGGGCTAGTGAGTGTCCTGTGAGCGGATAGTTAAGATTTCTCACTAACACTTTGGCCTCTTCATCTAGGCCATTGTGGCAAGCAAGGCCAGCCAGTTCACAGGCTATGCACAGCATGATGCTCAAGAGTTCATGGCTTTCTTGTTGGATGGGCTACATGAAGACCTCAATCGAATCCAAAACAAACCCTACACAGAGACTGTGGACTCGGACGGGCGGCCCGATGAGGTCAGTTGGGGTTGTCGAGTGTTGTCTTGTGTGTCCTGGCCCTTAGTTCTCCTTAGTTCTCACTGTCTTCCTTCAGGTGGTAGccgaggaagcatggcagcggcACAAGATGAGAAATGATTCATTCATTGTGGACCTGTTTCAGGGCCAGTACAAGTCAAAGCTGGTGTGCCCTGTGTGTGCCAAGGTACGGTGGGTTCCCCGAGAGAGATGCCCCCTTGTTAGTTGGGCTGGTTTGGCCAGACTACTTGGAAACATTTGTGTTTTCAGGGAATTCTGGGCAAAATTTGGGGGAGGAATTGGGCAGAACCTAAAGGTGCCTGTGGTTAGAAGAAATCAGGCAAGGTAGGCGTCCAGACTGAAGTCAGAGGCgtttgtgtgcacaggtgtggtGTTGCGAGGATAAGTGAGGTCCACCAATGTTGTGGGTAAGGTTGGAAAGGCATGTGGAGAGCAGATGAAGGGAACCTTGGGGAAAAGGCCAAGCCGCCAGGAGAGGGGCATCGATCTCTCCTGGTGGCTTCTGTTCCTCAGTCtagtgctttaccactgaagtTTGCTGATTGGCTGAGAGCCCTGACAGCCTTGACTCGTGTGACCCCCTGTCACCTCTGCATCCACAGGTCTCCATCACTTTTGACCCGTTCCTTTATCTGCCGGTACCCTTGCCACAAAAGCAAAAGGTTCTCCCCATATTTTATTTTGCCAGGGAGCCCCACAGCAAGCCCATCAAGGTGAGTAACcagcccccttcccttctctccccttctgtcTGGCCGTCCTAAGGAAACAGGACTCTTCCTGTGCCCCACGCTGACTTGACCTTTCTTGCCAAAGTTCCTGGTGAGTGTCAGCAAGGAGAACTCCAGCGCGAGTGAAGTGTTGGACTCCCTCTCTCAGAGTGTCCACGTGAAGCCTGAGAACCTGCGCCTAGCCGAGGTACCTGTCCTTCCCAGGCTTCTGCATGTGTGGCCATGTTTGTGAGGTTGtagttgtttgtgttttgttcttttaaacatttttatgagTGTTGTGTCtgcttgtctgcatgtatgtgtgtgtagtatgttaTGTGCCAGGTGTCAGGTTAAGGGTGTTGAACCGCATGGAACTTGAGTTATAGACAGTTACAAGCTGCCACGTATttgctgagaatggaacccagATCTTTTGGAAGAATAGTCGGTGCTTGTaatactgagccatttttccagttccacttatgtattctttttttccttttctttttttctttttctttttttctttttttttgagacagagtttctctgtgcagccctggctgtccttgactcactttgtagaccaggctggccttgaactcagaaatccgcctgcctctgcctcccaagtgctgcacttatgtatttttttcttctctggataAGGCGTTTGCTAGTAATCCCAGGGGTAGAGGCCCTCCGTTCCTTATGGAGGGTCAGTGAGGTTGATGCCTGCTCAGGCTTTGTCTCAGGTTCTCTAAAGTGCTTTCTGCCCCAGGGCAAGCATATTCCTCTTTTAGTCCACATATCATGTCCTGCCCCATCTCAGTAGACTCCAGTGCAGGACTAAGCCCTCCGTGGTGCCGTgaagcagagctggagaaaggTCGCACCACATGCCATATGTGTGTCCTTTCTCCCCAGGTAATTAAGAACCGTTTCCACCGTGTTTTCTTGCCCTCCCACTCACTGGACGCTGTGTCCCCCACGGACGTGCTCCTCTGCTTTGAGCTGCTCTCCCCAGAACTGGCTAAGGAGCGGGTAGTAGTGCTGGAGGTGCAGCAGGTGAGTGGGGCCAGCCTGATGCCACAGGGCCCTGGTGGGGGCAGTCACTGCTGCCTGCCCTTGCTGAGCCAGATGACCCACCCTAGCGCCCCCAGGTACCCAGCATCCCTATCTCCAAGTGCGCAGCCTGCCAGCGGAAGCAGcaatcagaagaagaaaagctgaagCGCTGTACCCGTTGCTACCGTGTGGGCTACTGCAACCAGTGAGGAGCCCCATGGCTCTCCCCTCCTATTTTCTCTACCTGCCTTTTGCTTTCCTGTCCTTCTCAAGCCCTCCACCCACTTCTCTGTTTTATTGGGCCTTGGGGGAGGCAGGGCTGGCATACCTAGTCCCCAAGGGCATCAGACAAGTCCCTGATAATATAGTTACAGCACTCAGGGCTAACCTTTTCTTTCCCTCCAGGTTCTGCCAGAAAACCCATTGGCCTGACCACAAAGGCCTCTGCCGCCCTGAGAACATTGGCTACCCCTTCCTGGTCAGTGTGCCTGCTTCACGCCTCACTTATGCCCGTCTTGCTCAGCTACTAGAAGGTTATGCCCGGTAAGAGCCCAGAGGCTGGACTGGTATACACAGGGAGCAGGTGTTCCAAGTGTGACACCAGTGGGTCAGAGTTCTTACTTGCCTTGCTGTCTGCTGCCAGGTACTCTGTGAGTGTATTCCAACCGCCCTTCCAGCCTGGCCGCATGGCTTTGGAATCGCAGAGCCCTGGCTGTACCACGTTGCTTTCAACCAGCTCTCTGGAGGCTGGGGACAGTGAAAGAGAACCCATTCAGCCTTCTGAGCTccagctggtgacccctgtggctgAAGGGGATACAGGGGCTCACCGAGTATGGCCGCCTGCTGATAGGGGTCCTGTGCCTAGCACCAGTGGACTCTCTTCTGAGATGCTGGCCAGTGGGCCTATCGAAGGTTGTCCCTTGCTTGCTGGTGAGAGGGTATCTCGGCCTGAAGGTAGGATCTGCTAAAATGCTTTGGGTACTGCACTGAAGTGTTGGGAAGGCTGTTCCCACCAGAGTGGACAGGTGAGCACTGATGAGTGTGCTTTGTCTTAGCTGCTGTGCCTGGGTACCAACACTCAAGTGAATCTGTGAATACCCACACGCCCCAGttcttcatctataaaattgATGCATCAAACCGTGAGCAGCGGCTGGAGGACAAAGGTGCCTGATGCTGTGGGTGGGAGTCATAGGGTAGCTTGTACCACCTGCTCTGCGCAGCTATGTGACCATGGTCCCTGCTTCTCTCTAGGGGAGACACCATTGGAGCTAGGTGATGACTGTAGCCTGGCTCTGGTGTGGCGGAACAATGAACGCCTGCAGGAGTTTGTGTTGGTAGCCTCCAAGGAGCTGGAATGTGCTGAAGATCCAGGCTCTGCTGGTGAGGCTGCCCGTGCTGGCCACTTCACCCTGGACCAGTGCCTCAACCTCTTTACACGGCCTGAAGTGCTGGCACCTGAGGAGGCCTGGTGAGGATTGGGCAGCAAGCAGGTAGTTGACCATGGTGGAGGGAAACTTGCTGCTTCTGACTCCTCCTCTGTCGCTCACAGGTACTGCCCACAGTGCAAACAGCATCGTGAGGCCTCCAAACAGCTGCTGTTGTGGCGCCTACCGAACGTGCTGATTGTGCAGCTCAAGCGCTTCTCCTTTCGTAGTTTCATTTGGCGAGACAAGATCAATGACTTGGTGGAGTTTCCTGTTCGGTGAGCAATGAGTGAGGCCTGCTGACTGTGGACAGGGCACAGGTATCGGGGCAGCCTGGGCTCCCGCCAACTAACTGCCTCACCCTTCTCTGACTGGGACTACAGGAACCTGGACTTGAGCAAGTTCTGTATCGGTCAGAAAGAGGAGCAGCTGCCTAGCTATGACCTGTATGCTGTCATCAACCACTACGGAGGCATGATCGGTGGCCACTATACTGCTTGTGCACGGCTGCCCAATGATCGCAGTAGCCAGCGCAGTGACGTGGGTGAGGGCACACACAGCCAGCAGGATAGGTGGTAGGGTGGTGGTCCAGGCCGTGTTCATACTCTTCCCACCCTGCTCTAGGCTGGCGCTTGTTTGATGACAGCACGGTGACAACAGTAGACGAAAGCCAGGTCGTGACGCGCTATGCCTATGTTCTCTTCTACCGTCGTCGGAACTCTCCTGTGGAGAGACCCCCCAGGGCAAGTCACTCTGAACACCACCCAGACCTAGGCCCTGCAGCTGAGGCTGCTGCCAGCCAGGTGAGGCATTGGGGAGGCCT
This portion of the Mus musculus strain C57BL/6J chromosome 9, GRCm38.p6 C57BL/6J genome encodes:
- the Usp19 gene encoding ubiquitin carboxyl-terminal hydrolase 19 isoform 2 (isoform 2 is encoded by transcript variant 2), whose amino-acid sequence is MSAGASATGPRRGPPGLEEATSKKKQKDRANLESKDGDARRVSLPRKEPTKDELLLDWRQSADEVIVKLRVGTGPVRLEDVDAAFTDTDCVVRLPDGRQWGGVFFAEIQSSCTKVQARKGGLLQLVLPKKVPLLTWPSLLKKPLGTQELVPGLQCQENGQELSPIALEPGSEPRRAKQEARNQKRAQGRGEVGSGAGPGTQAGPSAKRAVHLRRGPEGEGSMDGPGPQGDAPSFLSDSATQVEAEEKLCAPPMNTQTSLLSSEKSLALLTVEKTVSPRNDPVAPVMVQDRDPEPEQEDQVKEEMALGADPTALVEEPESMVNLAFVKNDSYEKGPDSVVVHVYVKEIRRDSSRVLFREQDFTLIFQTRDGNFLRLHPGCGPHTIFRWQVKLRNLIEPEQCTFCFTASRIDICLRKRQSQRWGGLEAPATRGAVGGAKVAVPTGPTPLDSTPPGGGPHPLTGQEEARAVEKEKPKARSEDSGLDGVVARTPLEHVAPKPDPHLASPKPTCMVPPMPHSPVSGDSVEEDEEEEKKVCLPGFTGLVNLGNTCFMNSVIQSLSNTRELRDFFHDRSFEAEINYNNPLGTGGRLAIGFAVLLRALWKGTHQAFQPSKLKAIVASKASQFTGYAQHDAQEFMAFLLDGLHEDLNRIQNKPYTETVDSDGRPDEVVAEEAWQRHKMRNDSFIVDLFQGQYKSKLVCPVCAKVSITFDPFLYLPVPLPQKQKVLPIFYFAREPHSKPIKFLVSVSKENSSASEVLDSLSQSVHVKPENLRLAEVIKNRFHRVFLPSHSLDAVSPTDVLLCFELLSPELAKERVVVLEVQQRPQVPSIPISKCAACQRKQQSEEEKLKRCTRCYRVGYCNQFCQKTHWPDHKGLCRPENIGYPFLVSVPASRLTYARLAQLLEGYARYSVSVFQPPFQPGRMALESQSPGCTTLLSTSSLEAGDSEREPIQPSELQLVTPVAEGDTGAHRVWPPADRGPVPSTSGLSSEMLASGPIEGCPLLAGERVSRPEAAVPGYQHSSESVNTHTPQFFIYKIDASNREQRLEDKGETPLELGDDCSLALVWRNNERLQEFVLVASKELECAEDPGSAGEAARAGHFTLDQCLNLFTRPEVLAPEEAWYCPQCKQHREASKQLLLWRLPNVLIVQLKRFSFRSFIWRDKINDLVEFPVRNLDLSKFCIGQKEEQLPSYDLYAVINHYGGMIGGHYTACARLPNDRSSQRSDVGWRLFDDSTVTTVDESQVVTRYAYVLFYRRRNSPVERPPRASHSEHHPDLGPAAEAAASQGLGPGQAPEVAPTRTAPERFAPPVDRPAPTYSNMEEVD
- the Usp19 gene encoding ubiquitin carboxyl-terminal hydrolase 19 isoform 4 (isoform 4 is encoded by transcript variant 4) gives rise to the protein MSAGASATGPRRGPPGLEEATSKKKQKDRANLESKDGDARRVSLPRKEPTKDELLLDWRQSADEVIVKLRVGTGPVRLEDVDAAFTDTDCVVRLPDGRQWGGVFFAEIQSSCTKVQARKGGLLQLVLPKKVPLLTWPSLLKKPLGTQELVPGLQCQENGQELSPIALEPGSEPRRAKQEARNQKRAQGRGEVGSGAGPGTQAGPSAKRAVHLRRGPEGEGSMDGPGPQGDAPSFLSDSATQVEAEEKLCAPPMNTQTSLLSSEKSLALLTVEKTVSPRNDPVAPVMVQDRDPEPEQEDQVKEEMALGADPTALVEEPESMVNLAFVKNDSYEKGPDSVVVHVYVKEIRRDSSRVLFREQDFTLIFQTRDGNFLRLHPGCGPHTIFRWQVKLRNLIEPEQCTFCFTASRIDICLRKRQSQRWGGLEAPATRVGGAKVAVPTGPTPLDSTPPGGGPHPLTGQEEARAVEKEKPKARSEDSGLDGVVARTPLEHVAPKPDPHLASPKPTCMVPPMPHSPVSGDSVEEDEEEEKKVCLPGFTGLVNLGNTCFMNSVIQSLSNTRELRDFFHDRSFEAEINYNNPLGTGGRLAIGFAVLLRALWKGTHQAFQPSKLKAIVASKASQFTGYAQHDAQEFMAFLLDGLHEDLNRIQNKPYTETVDSDGRPDEVVAEEAWQRHKMRNDSFIVDLFQGQYKSKLVCPVCAKVSITFDPFLYLPVPLPQKQKVLPIFYFAREPHSKPIKFLVSVSKENSSASEVLDSLSQSVHVKPENLRLAEVIKNRFHRVFLPSHSLDAVSPTDVLLCFELLSPELAKERVVVLEVQQRPQVPSIPISKCAACQRKQQSEEEKLKRCTRCYRVGYCNQFCQKTHWPDHKGLCRPENIGYPFLVSVPASRLTYARLAQLLEGYARYSVSVFQPPFQPGRMALESQSPGCTTLLSTSSLEAGDSEREPIQPSELQLVTPVAEGDTGAHRVWPPADRGPVPSTSGLSSEMLASGPIEGCPLLAGERVSRPEAAVPGYQHSSESVNTHTPQFFIYKIDASNREQRLEDKGETPLELGDDCSLALVWRNNERLQEFVLVASKELECAEDPGSAGEAARAGHFTLDQCLNLFTRPEVLAPEEAWYCPQCKQHREASKQLLLWRLPNVLIVQLKRFSFRSFIWRDKINDLVEFPVRNLDLSKFCIGQKEEQLPSYDLYAVINHYGGMIGGHYTACARLPNDRSSQRSDVGWRLFDDSTVTTVDESQVVTRYAYVLFYRRRNSPVERPPRASHSEHHPDLGPAAEAAASQGLGPGQAPEVAPTRTAPERFAPPVDRPAPTYSNMEEVD
- the Usp19 gene encoding ubiquitin carboxyl-terminal hydrolase 19 isoform 1 (isoform 1 is encoded by transcript variant 1), encoding MSAGASATGPRRGPPGLEEATSKKKQKDRANLESKDGDARRVSLPRKEPTKDELLLDWRQSADEVIVKLRVGTGPVRLEDVDAAFTDTDCVVRLPDGRQWGGVFFAEIQSSCTKVQARKGGLLQLVLPKKVPLLTWPSLLKPLGTQELVPGLQCQENGQELSPIALEPGSEPRRAKQEARNQKRAQGRGEVGSGAGPGTQAGPSAKRAVHLRRGPEGEGSMDGPGPQGDAPSFLSDSATQVEAEEKLCAPPMNTQTSLLSSEKSLALLTVEKTVSPRNDPVAPVMVQDRDPEPEQEDQVKEEMALGADPTALVEEPESMVNLAFVKNDSYEKGPDSVVVHVYVKEIRRDSSRVLFREQDFTLIFQTRDGNFLRLHPGCGPHTIFRWQVKLRNLIEPEQCTFCFTASRIDICLRKRQSQRWGGLEAPATRGAVGGAKVAVPTGPTPLDSTPPGGGPHPLTGQEEARAVEKEKPKARSEDSGLDGVVARTPLEHVAPKPDPHLASPKPTCMVPPMPHSPVSGDSVEEDEEEEKKVCLPGFTGLVNLGNTCFMNSVIQSLSNTRELRDFFHDRSFEAEINYNNPLGTGGRLAIGFAVLLRALWKGTHQAFQPSKLKAIVASKASQFTGYAQHDAQEFMAFLLDGLHEDLNRIQNKPYTETVDSDGRPDEVVAEEAWQRHKMRNDSFIVDLFQGQYKSKLVCPVCAKVSITFDPFLYLPVPLPQKQKVLPIFYFAREPHSKPIKFLVSVSKENSSASEVLDSLSQSVHVKPENLRLAEVIKNRFHRVFLPSHSLDAVSPTDVLLCFELLSPELAKERVVVLEVQQRPQVPSIPISKCAACQRKQQSEEEKLKRCTRCYRVGYCNQFCQKTHWPDHKGLCRPENIGYPFLVSVPASRLTYARLAQLLEGYARYSVSVFQPPFQPGRMALESQSPGCTTLLSTSSLEAGDSEREPIQPSELQLVTPVAEGDTGAHRVWPPADRGPVPSTSGLSSEMLASGPIEGCPLLAGERVSRPEAAVPGYQHSSESVNTHTPQFFIYKIDASNREQRLEDKGETPLELGDDCSLALVWRNNERLQEFVLVASKELECAEDPGSAGEAARAGHFTLDQCLNLFTRPEVLAPEEAWYCPQCKQHREASKQLLLWRLPNVLIVQLKRFSFRSFIWRDKINDLVEFPVRNLDLSKFCIGQKEEQLPSYDLYAVINHYGGMIGGHYTACARLPNDRSSQRSDVGWRLFDDSTVTTVDESQVVTRYAYVLFYRRRNSPVERPPRASHSEHHPDLGPAAEAAASQASRIWQELEAEEEMVPEGPGPLGPWGPQDWVGPPPRGPTTPDEGCLRYFVLGTVAALVALVLNVFYPLVSQSRWR
- the Usp19 gene encoding ubiquitin carboxyl-terminal hydrolase 19 isoform X1; translated protein: MSAGASATGPRRGPPGLEEATSKKKQKDRANLESKDGDARRVSLPRKEPTKDELLLDWRQSADEVIVKLRVGTGPVRLEDVDAAFTDTDCVVRLPDGRQWGGVFFAEIQSSCTKVQARKGGLLQLVLPKKVPLLTWPSLLKKPLGTQELVPGLQCQENGQELSPIALEPGSEPRRAKQEARNQKRAQGRGEVGSGAGPGTQAGPSAKRAVHLRRGPEGEGSMDGPGPQGDAPSFLSDSATQVEAEEKLCAPPMNTQTSLLSSEKSLALLTVEKTVSPRNDPVAPVMVQDRDPEPEQEDQVKEEMALGADPTALVEEPESMVNLAFVKNDSYEKGPDSVVVHVYVKEIRRDSSRVLFREQDFTLIFQTRDGNFLRLHPGCGPHTIFRWQVKLRNLIEPEQCTFCFTASRIDICLRKRQSQRWGGLEAPATRGAVGGAKVAVPTGPTPLDSTPPGGGPHPLTGQEEARAVEKEKPKARSEDSGLDGVVARTPLEHVAPKPDPHLASPKPTCMVPPMPHSPVSGDSVEEDEEEEKKVCLPGFTGLVNLGNTCFMNSVIQSLSNTRELRDFFHDRSFEAEINYNNPLGTGGRLAIGFAVLLRALWKGTHQAFQPSKLKAIVASKASQFTGYAQHDAQEFMAFLLDGLHEDLNRIQNKPYTETVDSDGRPDEVVAEEAWQRHKMRNDSFIVDLFQGQYKSKLVCPVCAKVSITFDPFLYLPVPLPQKQKVLPIFYFAREPHSKPIKFLVSVSKENSSASEVLDSLSQSVHVKPENLRLAEVIKNRFHRVFLPSHSLDAVSPTDVLLCFELLSPELAKERVVVLEVQQRPQVPSIPISKCAACQRKQQSEEEKLKRCTRCYRVGYCNQFCQKTHWPDHKGLCRPENIGYPFLVSVPASRLTYARLAQLLEGYARYSVSVFQPPFQPGRMALESQSPGCTTLLSTSSLEAGDSEREPIQPSELQLVTPVAEGDTGAHRVWPPADRGPVPSTSGLSSEMLASGPIEGCPLLAGERVSRPEAAVPGYQHSSESVNTHTPQFFIYKIDASNREQRLEDKGETPLELGDDCSLALVWRNNERLQEFVLVASKELECAEDPGSAGEAARAGHFTLDQCLNLFTRPEVLAPEEAWYCPQCKQHREASKQLLLWRLPNVLIVQLKRFSFRSFIWRDKINDLVEFPVRNLDLSKFCIGQKEEQLPSYDLYAVINHYGGMIGGHYTACARLPNDRSSQRSDVGWRLFDDSTVTTVDESQVVTRYAYVLFYRRRNSPVERPPRASHSEHHPDLGPAAEAAASQASRIWQELEAEEEMVPEGPGPLGPWGPQDWVGPPPRGPTTPDEGCLRYFVLGTVAALVALVLNVFYPLVSQSRWR
- the Usp19 gene encoding ubiquitin carboxyl-terminal hydrolase 19 isoform X8; its protein translation is MSAGASATGPRRGPPGLEEATSKKKQKDRANLESKDGDARRVSLPRKEPTKDELLLDWRQSADEVIVKLRVGTGPVRLEDVDAAFTDTDCVVRLPDGRQWGGVFFAEIQSSCTKVQARKGGLLQLVLPKKVPLLTWPSLLKKPLGTQELVPGLQCQENGQELSPIALEPGSEPRRAKQEARNQKRAQGRGEVGSGAGPGTQAGPSAKRAVHLRRGPEGEGSMDGPGPQGDAPSFLSDSATQVEAEEKLCAPPMNTQTSLLSSEKSLALLTVEKTVSPRNDPVAPVMVQDRDPEPEQEDQVKEEMALGADPTALVEEPESMVNLAFVKNDSYEKGPDSVVVHVYVKEIRRDSSRVLFREQDFTLIFQTRDGNFLRLHPGCGPHTIFRWQVKLRNLIEPEQCTFCFTASRIDICLRKRQSQRWGGLEAPATRGAVGGAKVAVPTGPTPLDSTPPGGGPHPLTGQEEARAVEKEKPKARSEDSGLDGVVARTPLEHVAPKPDPHLASPKPTCMVPPMPHSPVSGDSVEEDEEEEKKVCLPGFTGLVNLGNTCFMNSVIQSLSNTRELRDFFHDRSFEAEINYNNPLGTGGRLAIGFAVLLRALWKGTHQAFQPSKLKAIVASKASQFTGYAQHDAQEFMAFLLDGLHEDLNRIQNKPYTETVDSDGRPDEVVAEEAWQRHKMRNDSFIVDLFQGQYKSKLVCPVCAKVSITFDPFLYLPVPLPQKQKVLPIFYFAREPHSKPIKFLVSVSKENSSASEVLDSLSQSVHVKPENLRLAEVIKNRFHRVFLPSHSLDAVSPTDVLLCFELLSPELAKERVVVLEVQQVPSIPISKCAACQRKQQSEEEKLKRCTRCYRVGYCNQFCQKTHWPDHKGLCRPENIGYPFLVSVPASRLTYARLAQLLEGYARYSVSVFQPPFQPGRMALESQSPGCTTLLSTSSLEAGDSEREPIQPSELQLVTPVAEGDTGAHRVWPPADRGPVPSTSGLSSEMLASGPIEGCPLLAGERVSRPEAAVPGYQHSSESVNTHTPQFFIYKIDASNREQRLEDKGETPLELGDDCSLALVWRNNERLQEFVLVASKELECAEDPGSAGEAARAGHFTLDQCLNLFTRPEVLAPEEAWYCPQCKQHREASKQLLLWRLPNVLIVQLKRFSFRSFIWRDKINDLVEFPVRNLDLSKFCIGQKEEQLPSYDLYAVINHYGGMIGGHYTACARLPNDRSSQRSDVGWRLFDDSTVTTVDESQVVTRYAYVLFYRRRNSPVERPPRASHSEHHPDLGPAAEAAASQGLGPGQAPEVAPTRTAPERFAPPVDRPAPTYSNMEEVD